From the genome of Anopheles moucheti chromosome 3, idAnoMoucSN_F20_07, whole genome shotgun sequence, one region includes:
- the LOC128300922 gene encoding protein brunelleschi isoform X1 has protein sequence MRSSVSYMLSQAAGDPIMAHPDYEQHHYHHGCLLILVRGIGSSKPRSLQRIFERVQRVNNVKIPADSKGIARDIWVRYIRDHPVENNDWGDFQTHRRLLGLITVGKFEAQSELNELCRVHESLKVKYTHTLFDSRCLLFGPGTDELQQLNGGVSGTDGGKAAIEKCFQTPSNFKSRAFFYPENDPCSNLETKISEFITSIYYILEHKRMEKTSEKLEKAPLLLAPFEKKDFVGLDLESRNNKKRCIGRMTKHLGDLTLQAGLVAESLNFFHAASETLRAISDSLWLGAANEGLCAASAILLYPNFRYTMSIQRNSSLQENSSSPQKFNLARNQLYTGSYNGDSSTLKHKKSDMVINLSASDTTTILNADKTSASSNSSASSISSSLSSGSAGSGTASGSGSSSDSGTLVNKTGTGVSPKFPSNILQPDEITVRYRDAIINYSKYRNAGIIETEAALKAARICIEQGKNLDVAMFLQNVLYINLNMTEQQRVRRFEVLTDLYQKIGYNRKAAFCQRLAAWRHVAQSNSNPDWGQSYRLMLESFSGHKLSLEPNEVLENNMGWPVLQIDLLQQLVGTARRLGQSALATRHMTFLLQTMWKNLSAQEQREMALQLQNLSAQCEGAPVPLVLENGIVIPPANLTDLPHCGQLQVKDLAPHLKPVKIVVNKVDSGPFLFTPIHFSSLDRRGVEKDDSKITFNWVQHDVCEVSLSLMNPLPFELQVTDMRLLTTGVVFEAFPQTVTLQPNVSTNVSLHGTSIECGELEIQGYSTHTLGVKSNCRLKHMLHRKERHLPPCYKVKVIPALPKLETKTSLPQTATFSGMPNADFVTTSASITLYNGERGECTITLKNASNIPIEYVDATFHSTLEASLQNRIFQLATDELHRKLPIQPNESIDFKLVIFGEADFLGALTAGPGQIAGYALSNHPDGMNSAGPQSLTVSHGGGGGPLPGGGLFSSGGSGNPSIPSRISSPTNTHRRNELLTSSFRSSHSGHSSLATLSVGISTGHMPRQLDAQLRFKYSGGEGLQEGFCRQCAISFNVELLPSAQITNWDVLSAEIPSQFYLVLDVVNLTAQEMSLNYTSNKTILIEAKESCRVPVPVQRCPLERIFAAVAEHQQHQHHNHNMHHHHHHHQHHHQIHSLGSGSADHHNMPSILSGVAGTSTSDNSDLTERVCSEHISENVNLKWSLPAIDCHGTASLRGITLSPTMLDLVTVPPLEWEVKVDDQVVAPQSEVSCVTGQFLSFSISICNLSASVLHQVQLSVQFYQDYQNGVQNYRLETRVTMSGPNHILIPSLNKDEKAFHKCSVLFFTPGRFKADIQCRSLSSTLQTAPLQRPDESGGMPLITTPGPDSASHVWRFIPPIEITVLDQQ, from the exons ATGAGATCGTCCGTAAGTTACATGTTATCGCAAGCAGCTGGAGATCCGATTATGGCGCATCCAGACTATGAACAGCACCATTATCATCATGGTTGTTTGTTAATTCTGGTGCGAGGAATCGGCTCCTCCAAGCCACGGTCTTTGCAGCGCATCTTCGAACGAGTGCAGCGGGTGAACAATGTCAAAATACCTG CCGATTCGAAAGGCATTGCGAGGGATATCTGGGTGCGCTACATACGTGACCATCCGGTAGAGAACAATGATTGGGGTGACTTTCAAACCCATCGTCGGTTGCTGGGCCTGATCACTGTGGGTAAGTTCGAGGCCCAGAGCGAGCTGAACGAGCTGTGTCGAGTGCACGAATCGCTGAAGGTGAAGTACACGCACACGTTGTTCGATTCCCGCTGTTTGCTGTTCGGTCCGGGTACGGACGAACTGCAGCAGCTAAACGGTGGCGTTAGCGGGACGGACGGTGGCAAAGCCGCGATCGAAAAGTGCTTCCAGACGCCGAGCAATTTCAAGAGCCGCGCCTTCTTCTACCCCGAAAATGATCCTTGTAGCAACTTGGAAACAAAGATTTCGGAGTTCATAACCTCCATCTACTATATTCTGGAGCACAAGCGAATGGAAAAAACGAGCGAGAAGCTGGAGAAGGcaccgctgctgctggcgCCATTCGAAAAGAAAGATTTCGTCGGGCTGGACCTCGAGAGTAGAAACAACAAGAAGCGCTGCATCGGGCGCATGACGAAGCATCTCGGCGATCTGACGCTCCAGGCGGGTCTGGTCGCCGAGTCGCTAAATTTCTTTCATGCCGCCAGCGAAACTCTACGTGCCATAAGTGACTCGCTGTGGTTGGGCGCTGCCAACGAAGGGCTCTGTGCGGCATCCGCTATACTGCTCTACCCGAACTTTCGCTACACCATGTCTATACAAAGAAACTCTAGTCTGCAGGAGAACTCTTCCTCTCCCCAGAAGTTCAATCTTGCCCGCAACCAGCTGTACACCGGCAGCTACAATGGCGACAGCTCCACGCTGAAGCACAAAAAATCCGACATGGTCATTAACCTAAGCGCCTCCGATACGACCACGATTCTGAACGCGGACAAAACGTCCGCCTCGTCCAATTCTTCGGCATCGTCGATTAGCTCGAGCTTATCGTCCGGTTCGGCGGGCAGTGGTACGGCCAGCGGCAGTGGCTCCTCATCCGACTCAGGGACGTTAGTGAACAAGACGGGGACCGGTGTGTCACCGAAATTTCCGAGCAATATCTTGCAACCGGACGAAATTACGGTGCGCTATCGGGATGCCATCATAAATTACAGCAAGTACCGGAATGCTGGGATCATTGAAACCGAGGCAGCGCTAAAAGCAGCACGTATTTGTATTGAGCAGGGTAAGAATCTGGATGTGGCTATGTTTCTGCAGAACGTGCTTTATATTAATCTGAACATGACCGAGCAGCAACGGGTACGACGGTTCGAGGTACTGACGGATCTGTACCAAAAGATCGGTTACAATCGCAAGGCGGCATTCTGTCAGCGGTTGGCAGCCTGGCGTCATGTTGCccaaagcaacagcaaccccGACTGGGGCCAGAGCTATCGGTTGATGTTGGAAAGCTTCTCCGGCCACAAACTGTCGTTGGAACCGAACGAGGTGCTCGAGAATAATATGGGTTGGCCGGTGTTGCAGATTGATTTGCTGCAACAGCTAGTTGGAACCGCTCGACGATTAGGCCAATCCGCACTGGCAACGCGTCACATGACTTTTCTGCTGCAAACGATGTGGAAAAACTTATCCGCCCAGGAACAGCGCGAAATGGCACTGCAGCTACAAAATCTTAGCGCTCAGTGTGAGGGAGCACCGGTTCCGTTGGTGCTGGAAAACGGAATTGTAATACCGCCGGCTAATCTGACCGATCTGCCCCATTGCGGTCAGCTGCAGGTTAAGGATCTAGCGCCGCATCTTAAACCGGTCAAAATCGTCGTTAACAAGGTGGACAGTGGGCCTTTTCTCTTTACGCCAATCCACTTCAGTTCGCTTGATCGGCGCGGCGTCGAGAAGGATGATAGCAAAATCACGTTCAACTGGGTGCAGCACGATGTTTGCGAGGTGAGCTTGAGCCTGATGAACCCATTACCGTTCGAGCTGCAGGTGACAGATATGCGGCTGCTAACGACGGGCGTTGTGTTTGAAGCCTTCCCACAAACCGTCACTCTGCAACCCAACGTGTCAACGAATGTTTCCCTGCACGGCACATCGATCGAGTGCGGTGAGCTGGAAATTCAAGGctacagcacacacacgctgggTGTGAAGTCGAACTGCCGTCTGAAGCATATGCTCCATCGAAAGGAACGCCACTTGCCACCGTGCTACAAGGTGAAGGTAATACCGGCGCTACCGAAGTTGGAGACGAAAACGAGCCTACCGCAGACGGCCACGTTCAGCGGAATGCCAAACGCGGACTTTGTCACTACCTCGGCTAGCATCACGCTGTACAATGGCGAACGAGGCGAGTGTACGATCACACTGAAGAACGCAAGCAACATTCCGATTGAGTACGTGGACGCTACGTTCCATTCGACGTTGGAGGCTTCGTTACAGAATCGGATATTTCAGCTAGCGACGGACGAGCTGCACAGGAAGTTGCCCATCCAACCGAACGAAAGTATCGACTTTAAGCTGGTGATCTTCGGGGAGGCTGATTTTCTCGGTGCGCTCACTGCCGGACCGGGCCAGATAGCGGGTTATGCGCTCTCGAACCACCCGGATGGCATGAACAGTGCTGGACCGCAAAGTTTAACCGTTTCACATGGGGGAGGTGGCGGACCGTTACCGGGTGGGGGGTTGTTTTCGAGTGGTGGTAGTGGCAATCCGAGCATACCGAGCCGTATAAGCTCACCGACGAACACGCATCGACGCAATGAGTTGCTGACGTCGAGTTTTCGTTCGTCTCATTCGGGACACTCGTCGCTGGCCACGCTTAGCGTTGGCATATCGACCGGGCACATGCCGCGGCAGCTGGACGCACAGCTGCGGTTCAAATACTCCGGTGGAGAAGGCTTACAGGAAGGCTTCTGTCGACAGTGTGCAATCTCGTTCAATGTAGAGCTGCTTCCAAGCGCACAAATTACCAACTGGGATGTTTTGTCGGCGGAAAT ACCGTCCCAGTTTTATCTGGTGCTGGACGTGGTGAATCTAACGGCGCAGGAAATGTCACTCAACTATACctccaacaaaacaatactCATCGAGGCTAAGGAAAGCTGTCGTgtaccggtgccggtgcaACGATGCCCGCTAGAGCGCATTTTTGCCGCTGTGGCCGAGCATCAACAGCACCAACATCACAACCACAATatgcaccatcatcaccatcaccatcagcaccatcatcagaTTCACTCGCTGGGTAGCGGTTCGGCGGACCATCACAATATGCCTAGCATTCTGAGCGGTGTTGCCGGTACGAGCACGAGCGACAATTCCGATCTGACCGAGCGCGTCTGTTCCGAGCATATATCGGAAAATGTGAATCTGAAATGGTCTCTACCTGCAATCGATTGTCACGGTACGGCTTCGTTGCGCGGTATTACTCTCTCGCCAACGATGCTCGATTTGGTGACCGTCCCGCCGCTCGAGTGGG AGGTGAAAGTTGACGATCAGGTGGTGGCACCACAGTCCGAGGTATCCTGCGTTACAGGGCAATTTCTAAGCTTTAGCATTAGCATCTGCAATCTGTCCGCATCGGTACTGCACCAGGTGCAGCTTTCGGTGCAGTTTTATCAAGATTATCAAAACGGTGTTCAAAACTATCGCCTAGAAACGCGTGTCACAATGTCCGGCCCTAACCA CATACTCATTCCATCTCTTAATAAAGACGAAAAAGCGTTCCACAAGTGCTCGGTACTATTCTTCACCCCCGGTCGGTTTAAGGCGGATATTCAATGCAGGTCCCTTAGCTCGACATTGCAAACTGCACCGCTACAACGGCCGGACGAGTCCGGTGGGATGCCGCTTATAACGACACCGGGACCGGACAGTGCATCACACGTGTGGCGGTTTATTCCACCGATCGAAATAACCGTCCTAGATCAACAGTAG
- the LOC128300922 gene encoding protein brunelleschi isoform X2, with product MRSSVSYMLSQAAGDPIMAHPDYEQHHYHHGCLLILVRGIGSSKPRSLQRIFERVQRVNNVKIPADSKGIARDIWVRYIRDHPVENNDWGDFQTHRRLLGLITVGKFEAQSELNELCRVHESLKVKYTHTLFDSRCLLFGPGTDELQQLNGGVSGTDGGKAAIEKCFQTPSNFKSRAFFYPENDPCSNLETKISEFITSIYYILEHKRMEKTSEKLEKAPLLLAPFEKKDFVGLDLESRNNKKRCIGRMTKHLGDLTLQAGLVAESLNFFHAASETLRAISDSLWLGAANEGLCAASAILLYPNFRYTMSIQRNSSLQENSSSPQNSTLKHKKSDMVINLSASDTTTILNADKTSASSNSSASSISSSLSSGSAGSGTASGSGSSSDSGTLVNKTGTGVSPKFPSNILQPDEITVRYRDAIINYSKYRNAGIIETEAALKAARICIEQGKNLDVAMFLQNVLYINLNMTEQQRVRRFEVLTDLYQKIGYNRKAAFCQRLAAWRHVAQSNSNPDWGQSYRLMLESFSGHKLSLEPNEVLENNMGWPVLQIDLLQQLVGTARRLGQSALATRHMTFLLQTMWKNLSAQEQREMALQLQNLSAQCEGAPVPLVLENGIVIPPANLTDLPHCGQLQVKDLAPHLKPVKIVVNKVDSGPFLFTPIHFSSLDRRGVEKDDSKITFNWVQHDVCEVSLSLMNPLPFELQVTDMRLLTTGVVFEAFPQTVTLQPNVSTNVSLHGTSIECGELEIQGYSTHTLGVKSNCRLKHMLHRKERHLPPCYKVKVIPALPKLETKTSLPQTATFSGMPNADFVTTSASITLYNGERGECTITLKNASNIPIEYVDATFHSTLEASLQNRIFQLATDELHRKLPIQPNESIDFKLVIFGEADFLGAAGPQSLTVSHGGGGGPLPGGGLFSSGGSGNPSIPSRISSPTNTHRRNELLTSSFRSSHSGHSSLATLSVGISTGHMPRQLDAQLRFKYSGGEGLQEGFCRQCAISFNVELLPSAQITNWDVLSAEIPSQFYLVLDVVNLTAQEMSLNYTSNKTILIEAKESCRVPVPVQRCPLERIFAAVAEHQQHQHHNHNIDNSDLTERVCSEHISENVNLKWSLPAIDCHGTASLRGITLSPTMLDLVTVPPLEWEVKVDDQVVAPQSEVSCVTGQFLSFSISICNLSASVLHQVQLSVQFYQDYQNGVQNYRLETRVTMSGPNHILIPSLNKDEKAFHKCSVLFFTPGRFKADIQCRSLSSTLQTAPLQRPDESGGMPLITTPGPDSASHVWRFIPPIEITVLDQQ from the exons ATGAGATCGTCCGTAAGTTACATGTTATCGCAAGCAGCTGGAGATCCGATTATGGCGCATCCAGACTATGAACAGCACCATTATCATCATGGTTGTTTGTTAATTCTGGTGCGAGGAATCGGCTCCTCCAAGCCACGGTCTTTGCAGCGCATCTTCGAACGAGTGCAGCGGGTGAACAATGTCAAAATACCTG CCGATTCGAAAGGCATTGCGAGGGATATCTGGGTGCGCTACATACGTGACCATCCGGTAGAGAACAATGATTGGGGTGACTTTCAAACCCATCGTCGGTTGCTGGGCCTGATCACTGTGGGTAAGTTCGAGGCCCAGAGCGAGCTGAACGAGCTGTGTCGAGTGCACGAATCGCTGAAGGTGAAGTACACGCACACGTTGTTCGATTCCCGCTGTTTGCTGTTCGGTCCGGGTACGGACGAACTGCAGCAGCTAAACGGTGGCGTTAGCGGGACGGACGGTGGCAAAGCCGCGATCGAAAAGTGCTTCCAGACGCCGAGCAATTTCAAGAGCCGCGCCTTCTTCTACCCCGAAAATGATCCTTGTAGCAACTTGGAAACAAAGATTTCGGAGTTCATAACCTCCATCTACTATATTCTGGAGCACAAGCGAATGGAAAAAACGAGCGAGAAGCTGGAGAAGGcaccgctgctgctggcgCCATTCGAAAAGAAAGATTTCGTCGGGCTGGACCTCGAGAGTAGAAACAACAAGAAGCGCTGCATCGGGCGCATGACGAAGCATCTCGGCGATCTGACGCTCCAGGCGGGTCTGGTCGCCGAGTCGCTAAATTTCTTTCATGCCGCCAGCGAAACTCTACGTGCCATAAGTGACTCGCTGTGGTTGGGCGCTGCCAACGAAGGGCTCTGTGCGGCATCCGCTATACTGCTCTACCCGAACTTTCGCTACACCATGTCTATACAAAGAAACTCTAGTCTGCAGGAGAACTCTTCCTCTCCCCAGAA CTCCACGCTGAAGCACAAAAAATCCGACATGGTCATTAACCTAAGCGCCTCCGATACGACCACGATTCTGAACGCGGACAAAACGTCCGCCTCGTCCAATTCTTCGGCATCGTCGATTAGCTCGAGCTTATCGTCCGGTTCGGCGGGCAGTGGTACGGCCAGCGGCAGTGGCTCCTCATCCGACTCAGGGACGTTAGTGAACAAGACGGGGACCGGTGTGTCACCGAAATTTCCGAGCAATATCTTGCAACCGGACGAAATTACGGTGCGCTATCGGGATGCCATCATAAATTACAGCAAGTACCGGAATGCTGGGATCATTGAAACCGAGGCAGCGCTAAAAGCAGCACGTATTTGTATTGAGCAGGGTAAGAATCTGGATGTGGCTATGTTTCTGCAGAACGTGCTTTATATTAATCTGAACATGACCGAGCAGCAACGGGTACGACGGTTCGAGGTACTGACGGATCTGTACCAAAAGATCGGTTACAATCGCAAGGCGGCATTCTGTCAGCGGTTGGCAGCCTGGCGTCATGTTGCccaaagcaacagcaaccccGACTGGGGCCAGAGCTATCGGTTGATGTTGGAAAGCTTCTCCGGCCACAAACTGTCGTTGGAACCGAACGAGGTGCTCGAGAATAATATGGGTTGGCCGGTGTTGCAGATTGATTTGCTGCAACAGCTAGTTGGAACCGCTCGACGATTAGGCCAATCCGCACTGGCAACGCGTCACATGACTTTTCTGCTGCAAACGATGTGGAAAAACTTATCCGCCCAGGAACAGCGCGAAATGGCACTGCAGCTACAAAATCTTAGCGCTCAGTGTGAGGGAGCACCGGTTCCGTTGGTGCTGGAAAACGGAATTGTAATACCGCCGGCTAATCTGACCGATCTGCCCCATTGCGGTCAGCTGCAGGTTAAGGATCTAGCGCCGCATCTTAAACCGGTCAAAATCGTCGTTAACAAGGTGGACAGTGGGCCTTTTCTCTTTACGCCAATCCACTTCAGTTCGCTTGATCGGCGCGGCGTCGAGAAGGATGATAGCAAAATCACGTTCAACTGGGTGCAGCACGATGTTTGCGAGGTGAGCTTGAGCCTGATGAACCCATTACCGTTCGAGCTGCAGGTGACAGATATGCGGCTGCTAACGACGGGCGTTGTGTTTGAAGCCTTCCCACAAACCGTCACTCTGCAACCCAACGTGTCAACGAATGTTTCCCTGCACGGCACATCGATCGAGTGCGGTGAGCTGGAAATTCAAGGctacagcacacacacgctgggTGTGAAGTCGAACTGCCGTCTGAAGCATATGCTCCATCGAAAGGAACGCCACTTGCCACCGTGCTACAAGGTGAAGGTAATACCGGCGCTACCGAAGTTGGAGACGAAAACGAGCCTACCGCAGACGGCCACGTTCAGCGGAATGCCAAACGCGGACTTTGTCACTACCTCGGCTAGCATCACGCTGTACAATGGCGAACGAGGCGAGTGTACGATCACACTGAAGAACGCAAGCAACATTCCGATTGAGTACGTGGACGCTACGTTCCATTCGACGTTGGAGGCTTCGTTACAGAATCGGATATTTCAGCTAGCGACGGACGAGCTGCACAGGAAGTTGCCCATCCAACCGAACGAAAGTATCGACTTTAAGCTGGTGATCTTCGGGGAGGCTGATTTTCTCGGTGC TGCTGGACCGCAAAGTTTAACCGTTTCACATGGGGGAGGTGGCGGACCGTTACCGGGTGGGGGGTTGTTTTCGAGTGGTGGTAGTGGCAATCCGAGCATACCGAGCCGTATAAGCTCACCGACGAACACGCATCGACGCAATGAGTTGCTGACGTCGAGTTTTCGTTCGTCTCATTCGGGACACTCGTCGCTGGCCACGCTTAGCGTTGGCATATCGACCGGGCACATGCCGCGGCAGCTGGACGCACAGCTGCGGTTCAAATACTCCGGTGGAGAAGGCTTACAGGAAGGCTTCTGTCGACAGTGTGCAATCTCGTTCAATGTAGAGCTGCTTCCAAGCGCACAAATTACCAACTGGGATGTTTTGTCGGCGGAAAT ACCGTCCCAGTTTTATCTGGTGCTGGACGTGGTGAATCTAACGGCGCAGGAAATGTCACTCAACTATACctccaacaaaacaatactCATCGAGGCTAAGGAAAGCTGTCGTgtaccggtgccggtgcaACGATGCCCGCTAGAGCGCATTTTTGCCGCTGTGGCCGAGCATCAACAGCACCAACATCACAACCACAATat CGACAATTCCGATCTGACCGAGCGCGTCTGTTCCGAGCATATATCGGAAAATGTGAATCTGAAATGGTCTCTACCTGCAATCGATTGTCACGGTACGGCTTCGTTGCGCGGTATTACTCTCTCGCCAACGATGCTCGATTTGGTGACCGTCCCGCCGCTCGAGTGGG AGGTGAAAGTTGACGATCAGGTGGTGGCACCACAGTCCGAGGTATCCTGCGTTACAGGGCAATTTCTAAGCTTTAGCATTAGCATCTGCAATCTGTCCGCATCGGTACTGCACCAGGTGCAGCTTTCGGTGCAGTTTTATCAAGATTATCAAAACGGTGTTCAAAACTATCGCCTAGAAACGCGTGTCACAATGTCCGGCCCTAACCA CATACTCATTCCATCTCTTAATAAAGACGAAAAAGCGTTCCACAAGTGCTCGGTACTATTCTTCACCCCCGGTCGGTTTAAGGCGGATATTCAATGCAGGTCCCTTAGCTCGACATTGCAAACTGCACCGCTACAACGGCCGGACGAGTCCGGTGGGATGCCGCTTATAACGACACCGGGACCGGACAGTGCATCACACGTGTGGCGGTTTATTCCACCGATCGAAATAACCGTCCTAGATCAACAGTAG
- the LOC128303453 gene encoding protein HIRA homolog produces the protein MKIFQPSWVHHDEKSIFSIDIHPSGERFATGGQGCDSGRVVIWNMAPVLNEQAEANKSVPRILCQMDNHLACVNCVRWSGNGLMLASGGDDKLVMIWKKTISGSGGIGAFGGGGKSVEHWRCISTLRGHAGDVLDLAWSPQDRWMASCSVDNTIIIWDAQQFPKIVHVLKGHTGLVKGVTWDPVGKFIASQSDDRSLKVWKTTDWSCFKTITEPFEECGGTTHILRLSWSPDGQYLVSAHAMNGGGPTAQIIERDGWKCDKDFVGHRKAVTCVRFHNSILKRSAPKTNKLQQYCCLAVGARDKSLSIWLTALQRPLVVIHDLFQDSILDLSWSCDGYTLLACSGDGHIACLQFTAQELGTPLSEEDKNILYQRMYGKNANIDLTAQAEKEMIVENSDFLNVLKSNPVPPTLISQQQPLLGVKKDEPPQTVAQMPMGIQSSSLTTPTPILKQIETKTADGKRRITPMFIPLNDDNGIASNAANIPTSIEFGSKSSETMIPVETKQLASEEPNIPLTAEPTSKLDNRLKRIATAPPQKAEPLAVTEQTAGSSSKQPASNQKLVDRTRSTTYSTGKATVIQGNSFKAFGEVRVQVQNNSVKTAYGTLGRVVGLVVNAQRMERKIWETVVGSPVVCFAVGAKCAIVCSQDHSIRIVDIKTGTPVFPVLSLTSPAIQSVFSSNSKLAAVVTESGILRIWNVVEKSVLLSTNCAEIMSGSFVTILHVSDQGMPFIVLSNGSSYSYCRKLDSWMLINSSDPVIRHGLIGNKANAPVRNIKAYPLSTIQSYGNFSGPKTNSFAEIHSASWQTSAAIAFIENQIKICEMITSPAELKYWYSMLGFQLALNGSEEKIRQVLDDLLGASHSLDTRMGDDNDPSVLGISKHVFMEDVLNHLKMQTKWQRIYTEYLDQLKFLKERDGRDKPLME, from the exons ATGAAGATTTTCCAACCCAGCTGGGTCCATCACGATG AGAAATCCATTTTCTCGATCGATATTCACCCCAGCGGCGAAAGATTTGCCACCGGTGGTCAAGGATGCGATTCCGGGCGTGTAGTCATCTGGAACATGGCTCCGGTACTGAATGAGCAGGCCGAGGCGAACAAAAGTGTCCCGCGCATACTGTGCCAGATGGACAACCATCTGGCCTGTGTAAACTGCGTGCGGTGGTCGGGAAACGGTCTAATGCTAGCTTCCGGTGGCGACGATAAGCTCGTAATGATATGGAAAAAGACGATCAGTGGTAGCGGCGGTATCGGCGcatttggcggtggtggtaaGTCCGTCGAACATTGGCGTTGCATTTCCACACTGCGTGGGCACGCGGGCGATGTACTCGATCTGGCCTGGTCCCCGCAAGACCGATGGATGGCAAGTTGCAGTGTCGataacaccatcatcatttgGGATGCGCAACAATTCCCAAAAATTGTACACGTGCTCAAGGGCCATACCGGTTTGGTGAAAGGCGTCACGTGGGATCCGGTGGGGAAGTTTATCGCTTCCCAGAGCGATGATCGGTCGCTAAAGGTGTGGAAAACCACCGACTGGAGCTGTTTCAAGACAATCACGGAACCGTTTGAAGAGTGTGGCGGTACAACGCACATTCTTCGGCTGTCGTGGTCACCGGATGGCCagtatcttgtgtccgcacaTGCCATGAACGGAGGGGGACCGACAGCTCAGATAATCGAACGAGATGGTTGGAAGTGTGACAAAGACTTTGTCGGTCATCGGAAAGCGGTCACGTGCGTGCGGTTCCACAACTCTATTCTTAAGCGATCTGCACCTAAGACCAACAAGCTGCAACAATACTGTTGCCTAGCTGTGGGAGCACGCGATAAAAGTTTGTCCATCTGGCTGACGGCTTTGCAAAGACCGCTGGTGGTAATACATGACCTGTTTCAGGATTCGATACTCGATCTTTCGTGGAGTTGCGATGGGTACACGTTGCTTGCGTGTAGTGGCGACGGCCACATTGCCTGTCTGCAGTTCACCGCCCAAGAGCTTGGCACGCCACTCTCCGAGGAAGACAAAAACATTCTGTACCAGCGTATGTACGGCAAAAATGCCAACATCGATCTAACAGCACAGGCCGAAAAGGAAATGATTGTGGAAAATTCAGACTTTCTAAACGTGTTGAAAAGTAACCCAGTTCCACCCACCTTGATctcgcagcagcaaccgctGCTTGGTGTGAAAAAGGATGAACCGCCACAAACTGTCGCGCAAATGCCCATGGGCATCCAGTCTTCTAGTCTAACGACCCCCACACCTATTCtcaaacaaatcgaaacgaaaacgGCGGACGGCAAGCGTAGAATCACGCCAATGTTTATTCCCTTGAACGATGATAATGGAATTGCGTCAAATGCCGCCAACATACCGACGTCCATCGAATTTGGCAGCAAATCGAGCGAAACTATGATACCTGTTGAGACGAAACAACTCGCAAGCGAAGAGCCAAATATTCCTCTCACTGCCGAACCAACGTCCAAGCTGGATAATCGACTGAAACGAATTGCCACGGCCCCACCGCAGAAAGCCGAACCATTGGCGGTAACAGAACAGACTGCTGGATCAAGTTCAAAGCAACCAGCATCGAACCAGAAGCTGGTTGATCGAACAAGATCAACCACGTACTCGACGGGGAAAGCGACCGTTATCCAAGGTAACTCCTTCAAAGCCTTTGGAGAAGTGAGAGTACAGGTACAGAACAATAGCGTTAAAACGGCATACGGAACGCTGGGCCGAGTGGTTGGCCTTGTTGTAAACGCTCAACGAATGGAGAGAAAGATCTGGGAAACGGTCGTTGGATCACCGGTAGTTTGCTTTGCAGTTGGAGCGAAATGTGCAATAGTTTGCAGCCAGGATCACTCCATAAGAATAGTAGACATTAAGACGGGTACTCCTGTTTTCCCGGTACTCAGTCTTACAAGCCCGGCCATACAGAGTGTTTTC AGCTCGAACTCAAAGCTGGCCGCGGTAGTTACCGAAAGTGGCATACTTCGCATCTGGAATGTGGTCGAAAAATCCGTTCTACTGTCGACCAACTGTGCCGAAATCATGAGTGGAA GTTTTGTCACAATACTTCATGTGTCCGATCAGGGGATGCCATTCATAGTGCTCTCGAATGGATCGTCTTACTCCTATTGCCGGAAGCTCGACAGCTGGATGCTAATCAATTCGTCCGATCCAGTCATACGCCACGGGTTGATTGGCAACAAAGCCAACGCACCTGTGAGAAACATTAAAGCGTACCCACTGTCAACGATACAATCTTATGGGAATTTTTCCGgtccaaaaacaaacagcttcGCCGAAAT ACACTCCGCTTCCTGGCAAACGTCTGCGGCGATAGCATTTATCGAAAATCAAATAAAGATCTGCGAAATGATAACATCGCCAGCCGAGCTCAAGTACTGGTACTCGATGCTAGGCTTCCAATTAGCACTGAATGGAAGTGAGGAAAAGATACGTCAAGTGTTGGACGATCTGCTCGGTGCATCGCACAGCTTAGACACGCGGATGGGCGACGATAATGATCCGTCCGTGTTGGGCATCTCGAAGCATGTGTTCATGGAGGACGTGTTGAACCATCTGAAAATGCAAACCAAATGGCAGCGCATCTACACAGAATATCTGGACCAGTTGAAATTCCTCAAGGAGCGAGACGGCCGAGACAAACCACTGATGGAGTAG